The Candidatus Thorarchaeota archaeon region CATCACTGATTTGAATCAGATGTCGATTCGTGGCCTTCGCGATTTCTTTGATAGTATCCAGCTTGATGAACGGGAGAAACCAATTGCGTATCCCATCTTCAAGGAGATTGCCAGCAGGATTCGATTTCTTTGTGAAGTTGGTCTTGACTACCTAACGCTCGACCGTCGAGCTCCAACTCTTGCTGGTGGAGAATCACAACGGATTCGACTAGCCAGTCAAATTGGCTCCAATCTGGTTGGTGTTACCTACGTATGTGATGAACCATCTATCGGCCTTCATCAGCGAGACAACTTGCGACTACTGAATTCCTTGACTCGTCTTAGAGATCAGGGGAACACGATTGTTGTTGTTGAGCACGATGAATCAACCATCCGAGCTGCTGATCACATAGTGGATTTGGGTCCAGGAGCAGGTGATGAAGGTGGTGAAGTGGTCGTATCAGGCACGTTGGACGACCTTCTTTCATGCGATGAATCAATTACTGGCGCCTACCTTCGTGATGAAATGGAAATCGCGGTTCCTGAAGAACGGAGGAGTTCCAACGGGAAGTTTATTGAAATCAAAGGTGCGCGACATCACAATCTGAAATCAATCGATGTGAAAATACCACTTGGCGTTTTTGTCTCTGTAACTGGCGTTTCAGGTTCAGGTAAATCGAGTCTTATCACAGAAACCCTGCAGAGAGAGCTTGGTCGTCGTTTTCATAACTCTACTGCTGTTCCTGGTGAACATGATGAAATTGTGAGAGCAGATCAGCTAGACAAAGTTGTTGTAATCGATCAGAGCCCAATTGGTCGAACGCCACGGTCTAATCCTGGAACGTATACTGGCCTCTTCACCCCGATAAGGAAACTCTTCGCCAGTCTTCCTGAGTCCAAGATACGCGGCTACACCAAGAGCAGATTCAGCTTCAACGTGAAACCTGGCCGATGTGAAAAATGCAAAGGACGAGGAGTAGATGTTGTCGAGATGCAATTCCTGCCTGAAGTAGAAGTCAAGTGTAGTGAATGTAACGGACGCCGATATGATCGGGACACGCTACAGATACGATACAAAGGAAAGAACATCGCGGACGTTCTAGATATGCGTATCGACCAAGCCTATGAGTTCTTCGAGGATTTGCCAAAGATTCGAAAGAAACTCAAGACATTGAAGGATGTTGGACTAGGATACGTCAAAATCGGTCAACCATCCACAACTCTATCCGGGGGCGAAGCCCAGCGAATCAAGCTGAGCAAGTATCTTTCCCGACCTGCGACTGGACAGACCTTGATTATGCTTGACGAGCCAACCACAGGCCTACATTTTGATGATATCAAGAAACTACTGAATGTCCTTCACAGACTTGTTGACATGGGAAACACTGTCGTCGTCATCGAGCATCAACTCGATGTGGTCAAGACTGCTGACTGGATCATCGATTTGGGTCCTGAAGGCGGTGATGAGGGTGGATACATTGTCGCTGAGGGCACCCCTGAACAAGTGGCAGCCAATGACGATTCTTATACTGGCCTCTATCTTCGGGAGATGATTGAACCGGCTTCTCGAACTGACGGAACTAAAGGGAGGGACGAGTGATGACTGGCCACATAAAAGTCAGAAAAGCAGAAGAGCACAATCTGAAGAAGATTGATGTTGATATCCCGCGTGACAGGCTGGTAGTTGTAACAGGACCTTCCGGGTCCGGTAAATCGAGCCTAGTCTTTGATACGGTATTCTCGGAAGGCCAGAGAAGGTATGTTGAATCACTCTCTTCGTATGCTCGTCGCTTTCTAGGTCGACTTGACAAACCCAAAGTTGAGAAGATTACAGGTCTCCCGCCCGCTATCTCCATTGAGCAGAAGGGTGTAAGCAAGAATCCACGCAGCACAGTCTCAACAAGCACGGAAATCCATGATTACCTACGGTTGCTCTACGCCAATGTTGGGATACCTCATTGTACAGAATGCGGAGATCCGATGGAGCAGCTTACTGCACAATCAGCAGCTAGGCTCCTACTGGATGAAAACGGTGGCGAGAAAATCTACATCTTAGCTCCCGCTGTGGAGGGTGAACGTGGCGCTCACGAAGATGTGTTGAAGAGCTTGGTTCGAGATGGGTTTGTAAGAGCTAGAGTCAACGGCGAATTCAAGAGAATAGAGAAAATCGAACTCGATGGTCGAAGAAGCCATGACATCGAAGTTGTTGTTGATCGAATAGAACTGAGCAAATCCAATCGTGAGCGACTTGTAGGATCCCTTGAGACCGCTATTGAATTCGGTGATGGCAAGGCAATTGTATCGCGGGAAGATCAAGATGACCTTGTATTCGCAGAACACCTCGTATGCCCAAAATGCGGTGTGCAATATGAAAAACTAGGTCCGAAGGCCTTTTCCTACAACACCCCGGAAGGGGCCTGCCCGACATGTAATGGCTTGGGAATGACTATCGAAATCGACCCAGATCTTGTTGTCCCAGACAAGTCATTGAGTCTCAGAGAAGGCGCTTTCAAACCATGGAAGAATACAAGTCGGCCTTGGCCTATGCAATTTCTTAAAGCTCTGGCAGAGAAAGGTGGTTTCTCAATAGACACACCATGGAAGGAGCTATCTGCAAAGGCTAAGGACATACTACTGTGGGGAGAACCTTCTCTGCGGGTGAAGTTCAGCTATACCCGCCGCAAGAAAAAGGGTCGAACAAAGACAACGACCGTTACGAGAACATGGGAAGGTATGGTGAACCGACTCGATAGGCATCTCAATAGTGATTATCGGGAGGGTTACAAGAAGAAGATTATGAATACCTATACTCGGCAGACTCTATGTCCGGATTGCCGTGGGAAGAAGCTTAGAGCTGAAAGCTTGGCTGTCACAGTCGGCGGAAAATCGATTGACGAAATCACTTCGATGACAATTACTGATGCATTGGAATTCTTTGATGGGCTAGAGCTTTCGGAGCGTGGTGAAAAGATCGCAAAGCTAATCTTGAAGGAAATCATTTCGAGACTTCAATTCATCACATCCGTTGGAGTAGAGTATCTCACTTTGGATCGTTCTTCTGCTACCCTTTCAGGTGGTGAAGCACAACGGATACGGCTTGCCACGCAAATTGGCTCAGCTCTGACTGGTGTATTGTATTGCCTTGATGAGCCTTCTATTGGTCTTCACCCCCGTGACATCTCGAGACTGCTTAAGACGCTCACGGAACTGAGGAGCCTTGGAAACACAGTAGTGGTCATTGAACATGACAAAGATACCATTCAGGCCGCGGATCACATCATCGATCTTGGCCCCCGTGCTGGTATCCACGGAGGTGAGGTTGTTGCAGAAGGACCACCAAGTGAGGTTCTTCAAGATCCCAAGTCCGTCACAGCACAATATCTGGCCGGTCAAAAACAAATTCCTGTTCCTGAAAACCGTAGGAATGGCAACGGCAAGACCATTGCAATTCATGGATGCAAAGAGCACAATCTGAAGAACATAGATGTGGAGTTCCCCCTGGGCGTATTTGACTGCGTTACTGGAGTGTCAGGTAGTGGAAAGAGTACTCTACTCAATCAAACATTGTATCGCGCTTTGGCGCGGGAGATGAACGATGCATCTGCTAAGCCAGGTGAATACGATTCGATTGAGGGTCTGGAGAACATAGACCGCGTGGTTCTTGTTGACCAATCGCCTATAGGTAGAACTCCGCGATCGAATTCTGCAACGTACACAAAGGTGTTCAGATACATCCGGAAACTCTTCGCTCGTATGCCTGAATCGAAAACTCGAGGATATGGGAA contains the following coding sequences:
- the uvrA gene encoding excinuclease ABC subunit UvrA, translating into MKTLTKQDERQDEAEFDGPQSIVIHGAAEHNLKHIDVEIPRNSFTVVTGISGSGKSSLVFDTLFAEGQRRFVESLSSYARQFLGMLEKPQVDYMSGLSPSISIDQKSAGSNPRSTVGTVTEVFDFLRLLFARVGTPHCPECGKEIKPQTAQQIVDQILDSEEGRRIQIMAPIVRGRKGEYRKEFEELIQQGFVRTRIDGELRTLEQGMSLDRYFEHTIEVILDRVQVNPSHRSRISEGVETALKMTDGIVSILVNDETITLSEKFACVDCGISLPEMEPRLFSWNTPHGACENCTGLGTVREIDIDLIIPDKSLSIAEGAIKPYGWASKSSTLKAVAKKYGFSMDTPWKELTESQKSKILWGTGDEEVVVKWKHGDDPNKTQWEGTSVSPYEGMIAYMWRNYNKTKSSRIRRKLERFMVEKPCPECDGNRIRPVSQAVRFRGKSITDLNQMSIRGLRDFFDSIQLDEREKPIAYPIFKEIASRIRFLCEVGLDYLTLDRRAPTLAGGESQRIRLASQIGSNLVGVTYVCDEPSIGLHQRDNLRLLNSLTRLRDQGNTIVVVEHDESTIRAADHIVDLGPGAGDEGGEVVVSGTLDDLLSCDESITGAYLRDEMEIAVPEERRSSNGKFIEIKGARHHNLKSIDVKIPLGVFVSVTGVSGSGKSSLITETLQRELGRRFHNSTAVPGEHDEIVRADQLDKVVVIDQSPIGRTPRSNPGTYTGLFTPIRKLFASLPESKIRGYTKSRFSFNVKPGRCEKCKGRGVDVVEMQFLPEVEVKCSECNGRRYDRDTLQIRYKGKNIADVLDMRIDQAYEFFEDLPKIRKKLKTLKDVGLGYVKIGQPSTTLSGGEAQRIKLSKYLSRPATGQTLIMLDEPTTGLHFDDIKKLLNVLHRLVDMGNTVVVIEHQLDVVKTADWIIDLGPEGGDEGGYIVAEGTPEQVAANDDSYTGLYLREMIEPASRTDGTKGRDE
- the uvrA gene encoding excinuclease ABC subunit UvrA produces the protein MTGHIKVRKAEEHNLKKIDVDIPRDRLVVVTGPSGSGKSSLVFDTVFSEGQRRYVESLSSYARRFLGRLDKPKVEKITGLPPAISIEQKGVSKNPRSTVSTSTEIHDYLRLLYANVGIPHCTECGDPMEQLTAQSAARLLLDENGGEKIYILAPAVEGERGAHEDVLKSLVRDGFVRARVNGEFKRIEKIELDGRRSHDIEVVVDRIELSKSNRERLVGSLETAIEFGDGKAIVSREDQDDLVFAEHLVCPKCGVQYEKLGPKAFSYNTPEGACPTCNGLGMTIEIDPDLVVPDKSLSLREGAFKPWKNTSRPWPMQFLKALAEKGGFSIDTPWKELSAKAKDILLWGEPSLRVKFSYTRRKKKGRTKTTTVTRTWEGMVNRLDRHLNSDYREGYKKKIMNTYTRQTLCPDCRGKKLRAESLAVTVGGKSIDEITSMTITDALEFFDGLELSERGEKIAKLILKEIISRLQFITSVGVEYLTLDRSSATLSGGEAQRIRLATQIGSALTGVLYCLDEPSIGLHPRDISRLLKTLTELRSLGNTVVVIEHDKDTIQAADHIIDLGPRAGIHGGEVVAEGPPSEVLQDPKSVTAQYLAGQKQIPVPENRRNGNGKTIAIHGCKEHNLKNIDVEFPLGVFDCVTGVSGSGKSTLLNQTLYRALAREMNDASAKPGEYDSIEGLENIDRVVLVDQSPIGRTPRSNSATYTKVFRYIRKLFARMPESKTRGYGKTRFSFNTRAGRCEKCKGRGMLKVEMHFMSDVYVTCDVCNGQRYNRETLEVTYRDKNINDVLSMTIEESLEFFSDLPKIRDRLQTLADVGLGYLELGQPSTTLSGGEAQRVKLSKELSRRSRGHTLYILDEPTTGLSASDVHILLKVLNRLVDAGNTIIMIEHNQEVVKTADWIIDLGPEGGEEGGRLVAEGTPEEVCEVASSYTGNYLRKTLYGPSVRRGPILSESVRSGKES